In Xanthomonas campestris pv. phormiicola, the DNA window CGTTGCCGGCGAAACTTGAGGCAATCGCATTGCCACTACTGGCATAGCGCGTGGTTTCGAAGCGCACGCCCTTCTCGTCGATGACGCCGGTCAGGGCGGTCGGCTGACTTTTGTTGGAGGTGAGCGACGCCTCGTTGTAGACGTATTGACGCGTCTTGCCGTCCGGATACTGCACGGAGGTCAGATTGCCGGTGCTGTCGTAGCCATAGGTCAGCGTGCCGCCATCGGGCAACGTGACGGTGCGCAGGCGGTTGTTGCTGTCGTAGGCGAAGCTCAGCGTGCGGCCGCCGGCATCAGTGACCCGTTGCAGCAGGTTCGGTGGCGGTTTGGTGCCGGCCACTGGCGGCAGGTCGCTGTAATCCAGGGTCAGCACGGTCTGGCCCATGCGATCGAAGACCGAGCGCAGCAGGCCGGCGGTATCGTAGATCTCGGTCTGCTGGGTCGCCGCCACGGCCAGGGAGTAGCCCAGCAGCACGCCGGCGCTGTCGTGGCGCTCGGTCAAGCTATCGGCGATGTCCGGATCCGGCGTCCATGCTTCATTGTTAGGACGAAACCGTTCCACCCCACCGTCGGGCCGTTGGACATCGATACGGCTGCCGCCATTGGCGACGCTCGAAAGCATCAGATCCAGCTTGCGCTCGAAGGAATGACGCCACTGCTTGCCCAGCGCAACAGAAGTCACGAAGGTCTTGCTGTTGTAGAAGCGGCGCAGGGTCAGCCAGGTCGGCGAGTCGTAGTCGGTGTCCTGGCGGAAAAAATTGCCGGTGGCCGTGTTGATCGGATCGCCTTCGAAGGCGGTGCCCCGGTGCACCCCACCCTGCTTCAGCGCCGCGTTGCCGCTACTGCCATGCGGGCCGGTGTTGTCGCCGGCCTGGCCCAGCCCGCCGGTGCACATGGTGTTGCAACTGCCCGTGTTCTTGACCGGCTGACCTTCGCCCGAAATCTTGTCGTTGGCGTAGACATCGCCCCACCAATGCCCGTTGGAATACACGCTCGCGGCCGCAAAGCCATCGCTGTAGGACACGGTAAAGACGGGCGGTTTTTCGCATCCATTGGACTGGCACACCCGTATGGCGCCATCGATGACGAACTGCACCGCCTCGTTCACGGTTGCAAACGATTGCGAACCATTGCTGGAATCCCCGACATACGGCGGCCCATATTGCCGCTTCGGGGTGACCGCAACACTCGGGAAGGCGACCATCGCGCCGGCGAGCAGCAGCAGGGAGGCACCGCCGAAACGGCGGGCGGCACGAACGTAGGGGTTCGGCATAGCTTCGTCCTTGAGCATGGATTGAGTTGTGGTGCCCGCAGCCGCAGCGTGCAGCTCCTTGGCGGCGCCAATCTTATCGAGCTTTGTTGCAAATTCTGAGACAGACGTTGGATTTCTTCGCCTGAGAGATTCCCGCCTGACGACCAAGCGCCAAGCGGTCGTCCATCGACCTACTCGGCGCTGCTTTGTCCGCCACTGACGAGTTCAGTGCAAGTCTGAGACCCCCACTCTCTCGGACAACCCCATCCATCCCCGTTGCCGCTCAGCCCGGATACTTCGGAAACTTCTCGTCCGGGTGACTGGCCTTCCACTGCTTGTAGGCAGCGGTGCCCTCCCATGCCGTGAAGGCGCGCGGGGGACGACCCCGGCCGCTCCAGGTCTCGTGGGTATGGGGCAACCAATACTTGGGGGCGACTTCCTTCTTGGCCTGGGTCGAAGCGGCCTTGGGACCGCGGCCCGGGCTGCTGGCGCCGACGGCCACCGCCAGCTCGGCCTTCTGCTTCGGGGTGAAGTAGTCGCTGTATTGGCTCAGCAGGCCCGTGATTTCCGCGACAGCGGCGGCGGCCTGTTCTTGGCGGAGAGACTGCTCCTGCTCTTCAAGCTTGCGGAGCTGCTCTTGAATCTTGGATTTAGCACTGGAGATGGTAGCGAGAGACGATTGGGTCATTGGTAATTTGACAAAGCCAAAATTCGATCTATTAAAGCCTACCCGCACTGAGAGATGGCTGCAATGACAATCGAAGAGTTCTGGAATCGCGCCTTCTTGGCCGCGCTATCCCGCCTACCTGTCGCAGAAGCAAGAGCCGAAGCCGATGAGGCCACGCAAGTATGTATTCACCAATGGCAGAGCAACATCTATCACGACGCCCCACTGCGCTCGACTAGGTGGCAGGACCAAAGTATTGGAAGCGTTCCTCGACTCTGGCCGGCAGCAAGTGCCACAGCTAGCGCTTCTTTACACCCAGAGTCGAATTCAGTCTCGGCCGCAACGGATCATCAAGCCTCATAACGTTCATGGGAGCCTCTCCCCTTGATAGGGCTAATGCTGCGCCCCATGCCAATGCCAGTGATGAGCACGAATATAGTGCGACTGG includes these proteins:
- a CDS encoding H-NS histone family protein, with the translated sequence MTQSSLATISSAKSKIQEQLRKLEEQEQSLRQEQAAAAVAEITGLLSQYSDYFTPKQKAELAVAVGASSPGRGPKAASTQAKKEVAPKYWLPHTHETWSGRGRPPRAFTAWEGTAAYKQWKASHPDEKFPKYPG